CAATCAACACAACGATAACAAGCGTTACCAGTATGATTGTTAATGTTTTCGGATATTGGAATAAACCTAATGTTTGATCATAATATAAACCAATGCCGCCCGCGCCAACTAAACCTAACACGGCCGCAGCACGTATATTAATTTCAAATGCATATAACACGTAAGACATGTATGGTGCAATCGCTTGAGGAATAACAGCATATGTTATCCATTTTATTTTGTTAGCACCAACAGCGGTCATGGATTCTAATGGCCCATCGTCTATACTTTCCAATGATTCATACATCAATTTGGAAATGATACTAATAGATAGAATAATAATCGCCAAAATACCAGGAATTTGTCCGATGCCGAAAATAGCAACAAATACTGCCGCTAATAATAAATCCGGTACAGTTCTGACGATATTTAAGATGAAACGACAAGGTATAGAAATCAAGCTTGATTTAATTACGTTATTAGCACAAACGATTGAAATGGGTATTGAAAGAATAGCACCGATAAAAGTACCAACAATAGCCATTCTGATCGTATCGAGCATCGGTTGTGTAATGCTTGAAAGATAACTTAAATCTGGCGGAAACATACTCTTAAACAGTTCGATCATTTGAGGCAAACCATACATTAAGTCTGCCAAACTAAATTTAGTATATAAAAAGCTCCAAATAACTAGTGCAATCACGATAATAACCGCAACGACTTGTTTAATTGATGAGCGACGTTGCATATAAGGGGCGAGATGATCTTGTTCATTCTCCATTTATTGCACCCCTAATCTTTCGTCATTTTTAATATGACGACCGTAAATTTCTGAGAAAGTATCATCATCAGCTTCTGATGTTGGGCCGTCAAAGACCAATTCTCCCGCGCGTAATCCAATGATACGAGAACCATAAGCGCGTGCTAAATCAACAAAGTGAAGATTGATAATAATTGTAATGCCGAGTTCTTCATTAATTCTCTTTAAATCATCCATGACTTGTTTTGTCGTTAAAGGGTCTAATGACGCAACCGGTTCGTCAGCTAATATAATAGAAGATTCTTGGCATAATGCACGTGCAATCGATATACGTTGCTGTTGCCCACCAGATAATTCATCAGAGCGACTATAAGCTTTCTCTAATATATTGACTCTATCTAATGCTTCTAAAGCTTTACGTTTATCTTCTTTAGGAAATAAACCTAATACCATCTTCCAAGTAGGGTGATAACCAACGCGACCACTTAGTACATTCCGAATGACAGACGATCGTTTTACTAAATTGAAATGCTGAAAAATCATACCAATATTTCGTCTCATATGTAATAAATCTTTGCCGGAAGCTTTTGAAATGGATTTTCCATCAATGGATATGTCACCTTCAGTAATATCGTGTAGTCGATTTATAGAGCGTAATAATGTAGATTTTCCGGCACCGGATAATCCTACAATGACCGCAAAATCACCTTTCTCAATATTTAAATTAATATTATCGAGCCCTTTATGACCATTTTTATATACCTTCGTTACATTTTTAAATTCGATTTGACTCATTTAAATCACCTTCCATTTAAATAAAAGCCCAACTCGCTAAATAGGGAGCTGAGCTTTTACATTAGTTTGATCAACTTTAAGATTATTTTTCGTTTTGATTCACTTTTTCACCATATTCACGTACGATATCAAATTGTTTATCTTTACTGTCAACGTAACCTTCGTGGCTGTATACTTCACTAATGATTTTGTGACCTTTTTTCGTTTTTGAGATATTTTTAAATGCCGTTTTTAATTTGTCACGCCATTTGTCATCCATATCACTACGAACAGAAATTGTATCGTTTGGAATTGGTTCAGTTAATTTCACAACTTCAGTATCTTTAAATACGTTTGGTTGGTCTTTTTTAACGATGTTACGTGCATCTTGGAATGTAACAGCGACATCTACATCACCATTCAACAATGCGATGATAGCTTGGTCATGTCCTTTAACGTTTGTAATTTCCATGTCTTTCATTGGATTAACGCCAGCATCTAGTAATTCAGCAACCGGATAAGTGTAACCAGCTGTTGATGATACATCTTGAAGTGCGATTTTCTTATCTTTCATATCCTTGAGTGATTTAATATCCGAACCTTTTTTCACAAGGAATTGTGCTTTATATTCATTAACTAACTTGTCATTATTTGAGCCATCTTTATTTACACCATATCGTTGTGCTTGTAATAATACGTCTGCAGCTTTTTGGTCATGTGCCAATGTGTACGCTGTTGGTGGTAAGAAACCAACGTCAACTTTTTTAGATTTCATTGCTTCAACAATTGTATTGTAATTCGTTGATACTGAAACTTTTACTGGAATATCTAACTCTTTAGAAAGTAATTTTTCTAATGGTTTTGCTTTTGCTTCAAGTGTATCTGCGTTTTGAGAAGGAACAAATTGAATCGTTAATGATTCAGGTTTGTATTTCTTGTCCTTTCCATCATTTGAAGATTTCGATTCTATACTTGATTCCCCGTTCCCACATGCTGCTAATACTAAAATCGCGCCTAATAAAAAAATCCATAAGCGGCTTAGATGTTTCTTTTCCCTCATAATTTTTACGCCTCCGACTATGTATAATAACTATCTACATGTAAAATGTTATCATAAGGAGAAGTCATATTTTATTTGAAATTGGTAAACTATGTAAATGTTTTGTTATATGTTTAAAGGGCTTACATATTATGTAACGATTATCGTAAGTTTCGGTTAATAAACATAAATGTGCATGTTTTTTGATTAGAATGGATTCATCAAAGAAAAGGGAGTGGCATAATGTCATATTTTAAAAAAATTGCGCTAGTCGGTTTTGTATCGATAGCTACATTGTCATCGCAATCAGCGTTCGCAAGTGAAGCACCAGTTATAGGCAGTGATACAGGAAGTGGAAAGGTATTAGTAGATAATACGCATGGACAAACAGCAGGCGCTGCAGATTGGGTGATTGATGGGGCTTTTTCTGATTATGCAAATTCAATTGCGCAACAAGGTTACCAAGTGTCGGAGTTGAGAGATTCTGCAGGCATCACGGCAGAACAATTAGATGGGACTTCAATATTAGTTATACCAGAAGCGAATATTCCATTTAAATCAACAGAACAACAAGCTATTTTAGATTACGTGAAGAATGGTGGAAGTGTGATATTTATATCCGATCACTATAATGCAGACCGAAATTATAACAGAATAGATTCTTCAGAGGTGATGAACGGTTATAGACGTGGGGCATATGAAGATATGACTAAAGACATGTCTGCAGCTGAAAAATCATCAGATAAAATGCAAGGTGTGACAAGTTCAGATTGGTTATCTCAGAACTTTGGCGTGAGATATAGATATAATGCATTAAATAATTTAAACGCAACGAACATCGTTCAAGGAGAAGAAGGACTTGGTTTAAGTGAAGGTGTACAATCCGTTTCTATGCATGCAGGATCAACAATTGCAGTAACTAATCCTAAAATTGCAAAAGGTATTGTCTATGTACCTGATAATCTTTCTTCAGCAGATAAATGGGGACATGCAGTTGATCAAGGTGTTTATAATGGTGGCGGTAAAGATGAAGGAGCATACATAGCCATATCTAAAGTAGGTAAAGGAAAAGCAGCCTTCATAGGTGATTCTTCGATGGTAGAAGACATTACACCAAAATATAAACGAGAAGATGATGGAAGTACAAAGAAAACGTATGACGGATTTAAAGAAGAAGACAATGGGAAAATGCTCAATAATTTAACAACGTGGTTAGGTAAAAAAGAAGATTATACGACTTTTGAAGCATTGAATATTCCATTAGATAAAGCAACACCATTACTAGATTTTGAAAAGCCAGAAAACAGTGTAGAACCACAAGCAGAACCATGGGCGCAACCGAAAGCAGGTTATGAGTGGTTTAACAGTGATACATTTGCGCCAGGTAGTTATGGTGGCCCAGCAGATTCAGATGGTGGTACAGATAACCCAGGAAATAGTAGTGGAACAGCAACTTTAGATTATCCAACTTCAGTCAAAAGTGGTGAAACCTTTAAAGTAACAACAACTTTAAGTGGATATGAAGCAAATACAACCGTGTCAGATTTAAAATTAGGTATGTATACTGATGGCGGCACGCAAATAGGTAAGATTGGTGTCGGTGATCAAGCAGGTAGCACATTTGGATATAGTGCACCAACTTCAGTAAAGACTGATGCGAATGGTAAAGGCGTTGTTACTTTTACAGTGCAAGTGAAAGATAGCGTTGCTGGAAGTGCAAATATAAGGTTGAAACAAGGTAGCACTAATGTTGTAACTGAAGCAGTAATAGTACAAAGTTAGTAAGTGGTTTTAAAAATAAGGCTGAGACGAAATGTCTCAGCCTTTAATATATAACTTTGAAATCCAAGATGTTTGGAATGTCTTCTACATGATATTTCTGTAGAAATTGAATAATAAGGTCGGCACCATCTGTTTGTATTTCTTGTATGATTTTAGATGCATCATACATTTCATATCCACCACCGCCAACTGATCTGTAGTTATTTAATATGATTTTATATGTTGCTTCTAGATTTAAAGGTTGTTCTTTGATGAAAATATCTTTGGCACGGTGTCCAACAGGTTGAGTAATATCAAACGTGTATGACATGCCACCGTACATATCGTAATTATAGTGTTGAGGCTTAGGTTCTGAGAATGCAGAACTGACCTTTAATGTTTGATCCTCAATTGAAAAATATGAAGCGGATCGTTCGAGTGCCGCCAATAAATCTGAACCTGATATTTCTAAAACATTAAATGTATTAGGGTAAGGATAATTGTTGATGACATCTCTCATTGTTACTTCACGACCAAATCCTGTTGCTGAGTCGAACAATGCTGTGGCTGAAATATCAGCATCACTGACTTCTAATTGAATATAATTCAATAAATTGATTAATGGATGTGGTTGTACTCTTGCTTGAAAAGTATCTTCCACATACATAGGTTCAGTGAGGTTCGTAATTTTTTGGTCTAGCCATTGATTGACATCATCGTTGATTTGTAATGATGTTTGATCTGTTTGAATAGTAGGATTTGTATCGTTCACGAATAATAATTCACTTTGTGAAGACTCAATTTGGTTTGTCGTTTCATTAATGATTAAGGTGATTTTACCGAGACAATCACCCTTTGAACCAGGTTGAATAATCGCGGTTTGATTGATGACCTCTGCGATTTCACGATGTTGATGACCAGTAATGAGTACATCGATATCTTCCAGTTCGTTCAATAGTGCATAACCTTCATTCTCTCCCGTTAATAATTCAGTAGGTTCACCTGTATGTATATCGCGTTCAAACCCGCCGTGATAGCAAACAATGACAACATCAGATTGAGCTTTTACTTCATCAATACGTTGTTGAGCTGTTTCTTTTGCAGAATGAAAAGTTAAATCCTTAATTGTCTCAGGTTGTTCCCAATTCGGTATGTATTGTGTCGTTAATCCGATAATACCTAATCGTGTACCGTTTTTATCAATATAAATCACATCATGCCCAGTAAAAGGATGATTGTCTTTCATGATATTTGCAGATAATACCGGAAAGTTAAATGACTGAAGCGTTTGATATAAGTACGGCAGGCCATAATTAAATTCATGGTTACCAATGACGCCAAAATCAAAACCAACACGATTATAAATATCGCTTAATACATTGCTTGATTGTAATTGAGTGTAAAGATAAGAAGTAAAAGGAGACCCTTGTAGAAAATCTCCGTTATCCATCACGATGACATGTTCATGTTGTTGCTTAATATCGCGAATCATTGTTTCTAATTTTAGTAGTCCTTTAGGTAAATCTTGATGTGCTTCTTGATAATCAGTTGGAAATAAATAACCATGAATATCACTTGTAGTTAAGATGACAATTTCCTTCATCACGAGAACCTCCTATAGTATGCATATCTTTCATTATAACAATTGATTGTCAGAACAATATGAAGGATGGATTAATTAATGGTAAAAGTGATAGATATTAAAGCGTGTCGGCATTTTTATGCGCATGCTTTCCGCGGGCATGTTCTCAGCCTGTAGTCTTTGAATCATGATTTTCCCGCAAGAGTCAGCGCAAAAAAATGTTGAACATTGCAAGTGGAGGTCGACAAGCAACATTGGAACGCTGAACATTGCAAGTGGAGGTCGACAAGCAACATTGGGGCGTTGAATGTTGCAAGTGAGGGTCGACAAGCAACATTGAAGCGTTGAATGTTGCAAGTGGAGGTCGACAAGCAACATTGAGCGCTTGAACATTGCAAGTGGAGGTCGACAAGCAACATTGAGGCGGTGAACATTGCAAGTGGAGGCTGACAAGCAACATTGAGCGCTTGAACATTGCAAGTGGAGGTCGACATGCAACATTGAGGCGGTGAACATTGCAAGTGGAGGTCGACATGCAACATTGAGCATGGCTAACGAGATAGTTCTGGAAAACAATCACGTTAGAAAATCTAACGAGATAGAAAGTAAAAACAATCTCGTTAGCGGGTAAATATCCGCGCAAAAGCCCGAATTAACTACAAAAAATGAGAAAATAAAGTGCTAACGAGATAGTTCTGGAAAACAATCACGTTAGAAAATCTAACGTGATAGAAAGTAAAAACAATCTCGTTAGCGGGTAAATATCCGCGCAAAAGCCCGAATTAACTATAAAAAATGAGAAAATAAAGTGCTAACGAGATAGTTCTGGAAAACAATCTCGTTAGAAAATCTAACGAGATAGAAAGTAAAAACAATCCCGTTATCTTCATTTTTGTTATAAATGTTTATCCACGGTCTGATTAAAGCGAATTATTCTTTTAAATATCGCCAAAGTGTTGTTCGACTTATATTTAATTGTTGTGCGGTCTTCGTTTGATTTCCGTTATTCTGTTCGAGTACATTCAATATAATTTCTCTTGTATAGTCAAATAATGTTGGTTGTGTCGACTGATTCATGGAATGGAAAGTTGATAATTGAACCATGGATACTTTATTAATAATTTCTTCGCGGTTAATAAGATCAGACACTTGTTGTGACGATATATAATGACTGTTTGAGTTAATAACGAGTTCTTTAATTGCACTTTGGAGTTGATTAAAGTTCCCTGGCCAGTCATATGAAATGAGCGTTTGTAAAGCATTGGGGTCAAATCCAATGATTTCTCTTCCGCATTCAATATTCACTTTATTTAAAATACGTGTTGCTAAAATACTTAATTCGCTTTTTCTTTCTCTAATTGAAGGTGCATAAATATTCGCGAAATCAAGTGTTTGAGATAATATTTGTAACTTTGAAGTATCGTTGGTTGCCTTTGAGTTATAAGTGAAAATAATTTGATTCGTTTGGATTAAATTCATTTCTTTTATTAATGATGTAAGACGCTCTAAATCTGTATTGTTCAGCTGTTCTATATTTTCAAAAAGAATAGTGTTGTTTAAATGAACTAACGGACCACTATCTGGATTAACTAAGTATCGCCAGAGTTTATCGTTCATGAGTTTACAGTCAATAGTAATAAGATAATTCGTATTGAGTTCTTGATTGAGATAAATATGATAAGCGATATTTCTTTTAGCTGTGCCTGACTCTCCGAACACTAGAAAAGAGTGGTAATAGGGTATTGCCTTTTTTATATCTTCTGAAGTTGTGTCAGATATAAATTGTTTGAACAGTAATTGCGTAGTGAAAATTTCCGAAATTGTATCGTGATTTTGATATTTAACGCCTAATTTGCTGTTTGGTTGAGGGATACTTTGTTCATAAATAAAACAGCTAAAGAATATAGATTGATCAATGGTGAATTGTTCAATTTGAATTTTAAATGATAGGTTTTGGTAAGTTACAAAATATTGATTGGATTGATTTACCGTTTTCTTTGAACGTAAATATTTAATTAAGAATTGCTCGAAAGAATGAGAGATATTAGTGTAATGAACATTAAATTGATGATCAAAAATGACGACTTGCTGATTTTGACTATTAAATGAATGTTCTAGTAAAGATTTTTTATGTTGAATTTTTTTGAGATATTCTACTGTATTGATTGCTTCTGATAAAGTGAGTTTAATACTTTCAACGCCTGATGTAATGAGAATCGTATTTAATGATTTGCTGAGTGCTAATTGGTTGGTGATGACATCACATAGTATCAGTTCATAAGATTGAGATGCTAAATCATCTAAAAATTGATTTGCTTCGTTATCATTTGTAATTGTAAGTATTTCAATTCGGTACCCCATAATATCACATATTAGGTGGGCTTTTTCAGTAATACTTGCGTAACCCACGATTGCAAAATTATCCGTATAATTCTCCGTTAAATGAATAGATTTTAAGATGTCATAAATTGAAATAGATACATCAAATACAGGAATATCAATAACTTCTTTAATAAGCTTCGCAGTTCCGCCTCTTGAAATTATGGCATCATATCCATTTTGGTACAGTTGCATAGCTAAAAGTTTACCTTCTTCTAAATCTGCCGTGAATACATCGAGTGTTATATTCGGAAATTGCTCTCCTACAGCATTCATGGATTGGTTTAATGCTTCATAAGGTGCAATACCTAATATCTTTATTTGGTTAGACATGCACATCACCCCTTTTTGAAAACGCTTTATCGTTCTATATATGAACGATTCTATCACATGGAAAATCAATAAACTATGAATTATTTGAAAATTGTTTAAATTTGAAACGATTATTTTAATTTTTAAGATATAAACCTGAAAAAGTAACTTTTATAATTAACACATGACATTAAAGGCGGTGAAATAATGTTGAAGTTGTTAGTTATAGCAGATGATTTTACAGGTGCATTAGACACAGGTGTTCAATTTTCTAAACAAGGTGCCAAGACTTTAGTATCAACTGAAGTGAATATTGATTATCAGAAGATATCTGACAGCGTTGAAGTGTTGGTAATAGATACTGAAAGTAGACATTTAGAATTTGAAGTAGCCTATAACATAATTAAAGATATTGTATTAAACGCAAAAAAAGAAAATATACCTTACATTTATAAAAAAGTAGATTCAGCTTTACGCGGAAATATTAGTGCTGAAATTAAAGCATTGGTGGACTATGGTAATCAAGAAGTTGTACCGTTCTTACCGTCATATCCAGAAATGAATCGTGTATTAGTGGATGGTCATTTGTACATTGATCAAGTTTTAGTATCTGAGAGTGTATTTGCTGAAGATCCATACGAACCAGTCACAGAAAGTAATGTGATGAAACGGTTAAAGGAAGAAGCGCATATTGAAGCTACATTGGTTAATGAGGAAGGACTCCCAATCGAGAAAAATGAAGTTTATGTTTTTGATGCGCGATCAAATGCAACATTAGACAAACATATGAAATGGCTAAATGATTCAGAGTCATTAAATATTTCAGTTGGTTGTGCAGGATTTGCAAACGTATTAGGGCAGCATTTGTTTCCTGATGGACGAAATAAAAATGAAGTCTTAGATAATCCCATAGTAGTGATATGTGGAAGTATCAATCCTATAACTCAAAAACAAGTCGAATATGTTGAACAGTTAGGATATCCAAGAATTTCATTATCAGGTAAGCAATTATTAGATATCAATCATTGGGATAGTAACAAGGGGCAAGAAGAAATAAATGCATATTTAGAATTAATAAATACCAATAAATTGATCGCTTTCGAGACATTTAGTGATCAAACAAGTAAAGAAATCGTTAATTATCGCAAACAATATCAATTAGAAGAAAGAGAAAGTCGTTTTAGAATCGGTGCGTCACTAGGTAAATTAACAGAGTTATTATGGATGAATCATCATCAAAATACCTTCTTATTTACTGGAGGAGATACGCTATATCAGTCAATGAAGATGCTAAATATTTCCGAAATAGAACCGATGACTGAAATCAGCTCTGGCGTTGTATTATCAACAATGGAATGGAACAAGCAACAAAGGAAAGTCATCACAAAATCAGGTGGTTTTGGAAAAGAAACTTTGTTTACTGAATTTATCGTATAGAGAAAAAATTTAGGAGGACGGTATAAATGGAGAATTATAATTTAAAAATGCCAAAGTCAGTACATGCAGGTGACCAAGCATTAGAACAATTAGAAAACATTATTAATAAAAACATCAAGAAAATTGTTATTTTCACTTCTGAAGGACTAATGAAACTGGGATTAACAACAGTGCCTATAGAAATAATCGAACGATTAGGTATAGATTACACCGTGATTACTGGTATTCCACCTGAACCAAGTTATATAGAAGCACAAGAAGCGATTGATAAGTTTAAAGAAGAAAATGCTGACTTTATTATTGCACTTGGCGGTGGGAGTATCATGGATGTCGCAAAGTTAGCGTCTCTACTTGATACAGATGAATACAGCGTTAAAGATTTATTAGATGATCCTTTACTCGCCAATAAACAAGTATCGAGTTTAATGATTCCTTCAACTGCAGGAACTGGCGCAGAAGCAACGCCGAATGCAATCGTTGGTGTACCAGAAAAAGATATCAAAATAGGTATCGTTAATCCAGAAATGATTCCTGATTATGTCATTTTAGATGGAAGAATGATTCAAAGTTTACCAACTTCAATTGCAGCTGCAACTGGTGTAGATGCATTGTGCCATGCGATTGAATGCTTCACATCAGAAAAAGCAAATCCTATAAGTGACACATTTGCATTAGAAGCATTGGATTTGATCATTAATAATATCATTGTTGCATGTAAAAACAATGATGCATTTGAAGAAAAAGGAAAAATGTTA
The Mammaliicoccus sp. Dog046 genome window above contains:
- the phnE gene encoding phosphonate ABC transporter, permease protein PhnE, translated to MQRRSSIKQVVAVIIVIALVIWSFLYTKFSLADLMYGLPQMIELFKSMFPPDLSYLSSITQPMLDTIRMAIVGTFIGAILSIPISIVCANNVIKSSLISIPCRFILNIVRTVPDLLLAAVFVAIFGIGQIPGILAIIILSISIISKLMYESLESIDDGPLESMTAVGANKIKWITYAVIPQAIAPYMSYVLYAFEINIRAAAVLGLVGAGGIGLYYDQTLGLFQYPKTLTIILVTLVIVVLIDLLSTKVRERLT
- the phnC gene encoding phosphonate ABC transporter ATP-binding protein — its product is MSQIEFKNVTKVYKNGHKGLDNINLNIEKGDFAVIVGLSGAGKSTLLRSINRLHDITEGDISIDGKSISKASGKDLLHMRRNIGMIFQHFNLVKRSSVIRNVLSGRVGYHPTWKMVLGLFPKEDKRKALEALDRVNILEKAYSRSDELSGGQQQRISIARALCQESSIILADEPVASLDPLTTKQVMDDLKRINEELGITIIINLHFVDLARAYGSRIIGLRAGELVFDGPTSEADDDTFSEIYGRHIKNDERLGVQ
- a CDS encoding phosphate/phosphite/phosphonate ABC transporter substrate-binding protein, which codes for MREKKHLSRLWIFLLGAILVLAACGNGESSIESKSSNDGKDKKYKPESLTIQFVPSQNADTLEAKAKPLEKLLSKELDIPVKVSVSTNYNTIVEAMKSKKVDVGFLPPTAYTLAHDQKAADVLLQAQRYGVNKDGSNNDKLVNEYKAQFLVKKGSDIKSLKDMKDKKIALQDVSSTAGYTYPVAELLDAGVNPMKDMEITNVKGHDQAIIALLNGDVDVAVTFQDARNIVKKDQPNVFKDTEVVKLTEPIPNDTISVRSDMDDKWRDKLKTAFKNISKTKKGHKIISEVYSHEGYVDSKDKQFDIVREYGEKVNQNEK
- a CDS encoding DNA-binding protein; translation: MSYFKKIALVGFVSIATLSSQSAFASEAPVIGSDTGSGKVLVDNTHGQTAGAADWVIDGAFSDYANSIAQQGYQVSELRDSAGITAEQLDGTSILVIPEANIPFKSTEQQAILDYVKNGGSVIFISDHYNADRNYNRIDSSEVMNGYRRGAYEDMTKDMSAAEKSSDKMQGVTSSDWLSQNFGVRYRYNALNNLNATNIVQGEEGLGLSEGVQSVSMHAGSTIAVTNPKIAKGIVYVPDNLSSADKWGHAVDQGVYNGGGKDEGAYIAISKVGKGKAAFIGDSSMVEDITPKYKREDDGSTKKTYDGFKEEDNGKMLNNLTTWLGKKEDYTTFEALNIPLDKATPLLDFEKPENSVEPQAEPWAQPKAGYEWFNSDTFAPGSYGGPADSDGGTDNPGNSSGTATLDYPTSVKSGETFKVTTTLSGYEANTTVSDLKLGMYTDGGTQIGKIGVGDQAGSTFGYSAPTSVKTDANGKGVVTFTVQVKDSVAGSANIRLKQGSTNVVTEAVIVQS
- a CDS encoding bifunctional UDP-sugar hydrolase/5'-nucleotidase, which produces MKEIVILTTSDIHGYLFPTDYQEAHQDLPKGLLKLETMIRDIKQQHEHVIVMDNGDFLQGSPFTSYLYTQLQSSNVLSDIYNRVGFDFGVIGNHEFNYGLPYLYQTLQSFNFPVLSANIMKDNHPFTGHDVIYIDKNGTRLGIIGLTTQYIPNWEQPETIKDLTFHSAKETAQQRIDEVKAQSDVVIVCYHGGFERDIHTGEPTELLTGENEGYALLNELEDIDVLITGHQHREIAEVINQTAIIQPGSKGDCLGKITLIINETTNQIESSQSELLFVNDTNPTIQTDQTSLQINDDVNQWLDQKITNLTEPMYVEDTFQARVQPHPLINLLNYIQLEVSDADISATALFDSATGFGREVTMRDVINNYPYPNTFNVLEISGSDLLAALERSASYFSIEDQTLKVSSAFSEPKPQHYNYDMYGGMSYTFDITQPVGHRAKDIFIKEQPLNLEATYKIILNNYRSVGGGGYEMYDASKIIQEIQTDGADLIIQFLQKYHVEDIPNILDFKVIY
- a CDS encoding sigma-54-dependent Fis family transcriptional regulator, with amino-acid sequence MSNQIKILGIAPYEALNQSMNAVGEQFPNITLDVFTADLEEGKLLAMQLYQNGYDAIISRGGTAKLIKEVIDIPVFDVSISIYDILKSIHLTENYTDNFAIVGYASITEKAHLICDIMGYRIEILTITNDNEANQFLDDLASQSYELILCDVITNQLALSKSLNTILITSGVESIKLTLSEAINTVEYLKKIQHKKSLLEHSFNSQNQQVVIFDHQFNVHYTNISHSFEQFLIKYLRSKKTVNQSNQYFVTYQNLSFKIQIEQFTIDQSIFFSCFIYEQSIPQPNSKLGVKYQNHDTISEIFTTQLLFKQFISDTTSEDIKKAIPYYHSFLVFGESGTAKRNIAYHIYLNQELNTNYLITIDCKLMNDKLWRYLVNPDSGPLVHLNNTILFENIEQLNNTDLERLTSLIKEMNLIQTNQIIFTYNSKATNDTSKLQILSQTLDFANIYAPSIRERKSELSILATRILNKVNIECGREIIGFDPNALQTLISYDWPGNFNQLQSAIKELVINSNSHYISSQQVSDLINREEIINKVSMVQLSTFHSMNQSTQPTLFDYTREIILNVLEQNNGNQTKTAQQLNISRTTLWRYLKE
- a CDS encoding four-carbon acid sugar kinase family protein gives rise to the protein MLKLLVIADDFTGALDTGVQFSKQGAKTLVSTEVNIDYQKISDSVEVLVIDTESRHLEFEVAYNIIKDIVLNAKKENIPYIYKKVDSALRGNISAEIKALVDYGNQEVVPFLPSYPEMNRVLVDGHLYIDQVLVSESVFAEDPYEPVTESNVMKRLKEEAHIEATLVNEEGLPIEKNEVYVFDARSNATLDKHMKWLNDSESLNISVGCAGFANVLGQHLFPDGRNKNEVLDNPIVVICGSINPITQKQVEYVEQLGYPRISLSGKQLLDINHWDSNKGQEEINAYLELINTNKLIAFETFSDQTSKEIVNYRKQYQLEERESRFRIGASLGKLTELLWMNHHQNTFLFTGGDTLYQSMKMLNISEIEPMTEISSGVVLSTMEWNKQQRKVITKSGGFGKETLFTEFIV
- a CDS encoding iron-containing alcohol dehydrogenase translates to MENYNLKMPKSVHAGDQALEQLENIINKNIKKIVIFTSEGLMKLGLTTVPIEIIERLGIDYTVITGIPPEPSYIEAQEAIDKFKEENADFIIALGGGSIMDVAKLASLLDTDEYSVKDLLDDPLLANKQVSSLMIPSTAGTGAEATPNAIVGVPEKDIKIGIVNPEMIPDYVILDGRMIQSLPTSIAAATGVDALCHAIECFTSEKANPISDTFALEALDLIINNIIVACKNNDAFEEKGKMLLGSFYAGVAITASGTTAVHALSYPLGGKYHIAHGVSNAMLLTPVMKFNEPAIKDLLAIAYDRVVKEDQHLQTIDEKSAYIIKELESIVTELKIPTSLKTFNVPKEDLEGLVEAGMSVTRLLVNNKRPLTAEDARNIYLEVL